The following coding sequences lie in one Mycobacterium sp. Z3061 genomic window:
- a CDS encoding MaoC/PaaZ C-terminal domain-containing protein, whose translation MSLSDAVVGTPMTPATFRWDETDVILYALGVGARPPTELPLLNEACGPQVLPTFALVANWWAVKDLRSALDLGTFPIVHAAQSLDLHRPIATRGELSVRAEVSAVWDKGKHAAVELTSRGTDDDGPVFVARSQTMVLGAGGFGGGRAPVADPDPEGEPDAQRDDVVRPEQAAIYRLSGDRNQLHIDPAAARKYGFDDVFLHGLCTLGFAARALINEFGHGNPAALTSLSCRFAKPVRLDAAVRTEMWRSGESVRFRMLQGDVLALSSGSASVSGG comes from the coding sequence GTGAGTCTGTCCGACGCGGTCGTCGGTACCCCGATGACTCCGGCGACCTTTCGGTGGGATGAAACGGACGTCATCCTCTACGCGCTGGGTGTCGGTGCCCGGCCCCCCACCGAGCTCCCGTTGCTCAATGAAGCGTGCGGGCCGCAGGTGCTGCCGACCTTCGCGCTCGTCGCGAACTGGTGGGCGGTCAAGGACCTGCGCAGCGCGCTCGACCTGGGTACGTTTCCGATTGTGCATGCCGCGCAGTCCCTTGACCTGCACCGGCCGATCGCGACCCGCGGCGAGCTTTCCGTGCGCGCCGAGGTCTCGGCGGTCTGGGACAAGGGCAAGCATGCCGCAGTGGAACTCACCAGTCGGGGCACCGACGACGACGGGCCGGTCTTCGTCGCTCGGTCACAGACCATGGTGCTCGGCGCCGGAGGTTTCGGCGGGGGCCGCGCTCCGGTGGCAGACCCCGATCCCGAGGGTGAACCGGACGCGCAGCGTGACGACGTCGTCCGGCCGGAGCAGGCCGCGATCTACCGGTTGTCCGGTGACCGCAACCAACTGCACATCGATCCGGCGGCTGCCCGCAAGTACGGCTTCGACGACGTCTTCCTCCACGGACTGTGCACGCTCGGATTCGCAGCACGAGCTTTGATCAATGAGTTCGGGCACGGAAACCCAGCCGCGTTGACGTCATTGAGCTGTCGGTTCGCCAAGCCGGTGCGCCTCGACGCCGCGGTGCGCACCGAGATGTGGCGATCGGGAGAATCAGTGCGATTCCGGATGCTGCAAGGCGATGTGCTGGCGTTGAGTTCGGGTTCCGCATCGGTGTCGGGAGGCTGA
- a CDS encoding acetyl-CoA acetyltransferase, with translation MTTIRGAAAIVGVAEEVSPTGVIDVPLRELEARVVSAALADAGMSLRDVDGLCCCTGGTLMHAVELAEYLGIAPRFTDSTQTGGASYGLYVEHAAAAIAAGAAETVVIVYASTPRAARRRGEKGLGVFATPERLEWETPYGVMLPISAYALAASRHMAEYGTTAAQLAQIAVDTRRWAALNPRAHLREAITVDDVLSSGFIAEPLHKLECCLVTDGAAAIVITSTGRARALATQPVMVLGAASAASHAMISQMPDLTVTPGSVSGPAAFKTAQLSPRDIDVVQLYDSFTITVLLALEDLGFCPKGEGGPFVAEGVLGPGGALPGQTSGGGLAYTHPGAFGAFLLVEAARQLRGECGDRQVDGAATAVAHGTGGVLSATSTVILGTEATL, from the coding sequence GTGACGACGATTCGAGGAGCGGCCGCCATCGTCGGTGTTGCCGAGGAGGTTTCGCCCACCGGCGTGATCGACGTTCCGCTGCGGGAGCTGGAGGCGCGTGTCGTCAGTGCGGCCCTGGCTGACGCGGGTATGTCGCTGCGTGATGTGGACGGGTTATGCTGTTGTACCGGCGGAACCCTGATGCACGCCGTGGAACTTGCCGAGTATCTGGGAATCGCACCGCGGTTCACCGACTCTACTCAGACCGGCGGGGCGAGCTACGGGCTGTATGTCGAGCATGCCGCTGCTGCCATCGCCGCCGGTGCGGCCGAAACGGTCGTGATCGTGTACGCCTCGACGCCACGAGCGGCCCGCCGGCGTGGCGAGAAAGGACTGGGCGTCTTCGCCACTCCCGAGCGACTGGAATGGGAGACTCCGTACGGGGTGATGTTGCCGATCAGCGCGTACGCGCTGGCCGCCAGCCGACATATGGCCGAGTACGGAACCACCGCAGCGCAATTGGCTCAAATCGCGGTAGACACCAGACGATGGGCCGCCTTGAATCCGCGTGCGCATCTGCGCGAAGCGATCACGGTGGATGACGTGTTGAGCTCGGGCTTCATTGCCGAGCCGCTGCACAAATTGGAGTGTTGCCTGGTCACCGACGGAGCCGCGGCGATCGTGATCACCAGCACCGGACGGGCACGCGCGTTGGCCACCCAGCCTGTGATGGTCCTGGGCGCCGCGTCGGCGGCCTCGCACGCGATGATCTCCCAGATGCCTGATCTGACAGTCACACCCGGATCTGTCTCCGGGCCCGCGGCATTCAAAACCGCTCAGCTGTCTCCCCGCGACATCGACGTCGTGCAGCTCTACGACTCGTTCACCATCACCGTGCTGCTCGCGCTCGAAGACCTCGGGTTCTGCCCCAAGGGTGAAGGCGGCCCTTTTGTCGCCGAAGGAGTGCTCGGACCCGGCGGAGCGCTGCCCGGACAGACGAGCGGAGGTGGCCTGGCCTACACACACCCCGGTGCGTTCGGCGCCTTCCTGCTTGTCGAGGCCGCCCGCCAGTTGCGGGGCGAATGCGGTGACCGCCAGGTCGACGGCGCCGCGACCGCGGTAGCACACGGTACCGGCGGGGTGTTGTCGGCGACCTCGACCGTGATCCTGGGAACGGAGGCCACGTTGTGA
- a CDS encoding OB-fold domain-containing protein codes for MRWETLSGAGVVYAVSVHHRPALPALADKVPYSVVLVDLAEGVRMMSNVFGPPPAVGDRVGVTWLALDDGRNLAVFEPR; via the coding sequence TTGCGTTGGGAAACACTCAGCGGTGCGGGTGTTGTCTACGCGGTCAGTGTGCATCACCGGCCGGCGCTACCCGCGTTGGCGGACAAGGTGCCGTATTCGGTTGTGCTGGTAGACCTTGCGGAGGGAGTACGCATGATGTCCAACGTCTTCGGGCCACCACCCGCGGTGGGCGACAGAGTCGGGGTGACCTGGCTGGCCTTGGACGATGGTCGCAATCTGGCGGTGTTCGAGCCGCGATGA
- a CDS encoding TetR/AcrR family transcriptional regulator: MDQRRARGQRNRQALIHAAIDLFSDRGYEATTIEQISAAAGVAPRTFFHHFATKDDILFDGYADRLAEATRRFRAAHPDSLAEALAEASSAVAQAITEQPELFVARARLYQRVPALRATMLRINEDWIDQLTAEVARWLGCEGGNDLRPRLAATLLNGANRAAIDVWVGGGGHGDLPGLIAESVQLVRPAICAIEQAGTAAAESQRAG, encoded by the coding sequence ATGGATCAAAGACGGGCCCGGGGACAGCGCAACAGGCAAGCTCTCATCCACGCGGCGATCGACCTGTTCAGCGATCGTGGTTACGAAGCGACGACTATCGAACAGATCTCGGCCGCGGCCGGAGTGGCGCCGCGGACGTTCTTTCACCACTTCGCCACCAAGGACGACATCCTGTTCGACGGATACGCCGACCGGCTCGCAGAGGCCACCAGGCGGTTCCGGGCGGCCCACCCCGATTCACTGGCCGAAGCTCTCGCCGAGGCGTCATCGGCGGTGGCGCAGGCGATCACCGAACAGCCGGAACTGTTCGTGGCGCGCGCGCGGCTGTACCAGAGGGTGCCGGCGCTACGGGCGACGATGCTCCGGATCAATGAGGACTGGATCGACCAACTCACCGCGGAGGTCGCACGCTGGTTGGGGTGCGAGGGCGGGAATGACCTCCGGCCGCGCCTTGCCGCGACATTGCTCAACGGGGCCAACCGCGCCGCCATCGATGTGTGGGTCGGCGGCGGCGGTCACGGCGACCTGCCCGGCCTGATTGCCGAATCGGTTCAGTTGGTGCGGCCGGCGATCTGCGCAATCGAGCAGGCCGGCACCGCCGCCGCGGAGAGTCAACGTGCCGGCTGA
- a CDS encoding LLM class flavin-dependent oxidoreductase — MRFGVFILGDKPNHLSDQEVLANVLQEARWAEELGFDEVWLAEHHFSPYGMLADLPQVAAAIAAQTERIRIGTACMVAPFHDPIQLAERIALVDVLSGGRFDAGFGRGYQAHEFKGFGISMDEATGRYQECVEIVHRLLSEENVSYQGRYFQLEDVTIYPRPLQRPIPVWGTVMKTPSSFEWLADKGFGAIIGNPYQVDPDLQGALDIYLKVQSEKGLAAATGNVWALLNAFCHQDDAFARTYPRDSVELSIQTHRQYSNPFERDGQIPADYKAYSDWFEKHDKQSYEQVLNSHLTLMGDPDRIIDKMRTVVDMGWRNIMLRMSRGGAMDRTKVYESMKLFAQEVIPAATELAAAAV; from the coding sequence ATGAGATTCGGTGTGTTCATCCTCGGCGACAAGCCCAATCACCTCAGCGATCAGGAGGTGCTGGCCAACGTGCTGCAGGAGGCGCGCTGGGCGGAGGAACTCGGCTTCGACGAAGTCTGGTTGGCAGAGCACCACTTTTCTCCGTACGGCATGCTCGCTGACCTACCCCAGGTAGCGGCGGCTATCGCGGCCCAGACCGAGCGAATTCGTATTGGAACGGCATGCATGGTCGCGCCGTTTCACGACCCGATTCAGCTGGCCGAACGCATTGCACTTGTCGACGTGTTGTCGGGGGGACGTTTCGACGCCGGGTTCGGCCGTGGATATCAGGCGCACGAATTCAAAGGTTTCGGTATCTCGATGGACGAGGCCACCGGCCGGTACCAGGAGTGCGTGGAGATCGTGCACCGGCTGCTCAGCGAGGAAAACGTCAGTTACCAAGGCAGATACTTCCAGCTCGAGGACGTGACGATCTATCCGCGGCCACTGCAGCGACCGATTCCCGTGTGGGGCACGGTGATGAAGACACCGTCCAGCTTTGAGTGGCTGGCCGACAAGGGATTTGGTGCGATTATCGGGAACCCTTATCAGGTGGACCCGGACCTGCAGGGAGCGTTGGACATCTACCTCAAGGTCCAGTCCGAGAAAGGCCTCGCAGCAGCAACCGGAAATGTCTGGGCGCTTCTCAACGCGTTCTGCCACCAAGACGACGCTTTTGCCCGCACCTATCCCCGCGACAGCGTCGAACTGTCGATCCAGACCCATCGCCAATACTCGAACCCGTTCGAGCGAGACGGGCAGATACCTGCCGACTACAAGGCCTACTCGGACTGGTTCGAAAAGCACGACAAGCAGAGTTACGAACAGGTACTCAACTCTCACCTGACGTTGATGGGCGACCCGGACCGCATCATCGACAAGATGCGGACCGTCGTGGATATGGGTTGGCGCAACATCATGTTGCGCATGTCACGCGGCGGTGCGATGGACCGCACCAAGGTGTACGAGTCGATGAAGTTGTTCGCTCAAGAGGTGATCCCGGCCGCCACCGAGCTCGCGGCCGCCGCAGTTTGA
- a CDS encoding fatty acid--CoA ligase family protein, with the protein MTGGLVDRIRTVLTLDPSAPAIEYRGTWTDWRTLAAIAKSVENRVMTANLGDGTAVGLILRNDPAMIGAMLGVLLAGGCIVTINPAHGDNALAEEIRSLRLPVLVAVPTDWRRTGVVDAASDAIGLQVVAEPAACQPVPELESLGTGPFKAGAAGIAVEMLTSGTTGPPKRIPLSYRDFEHTVAAAGVHYGSSDAPAPRLRSGVAIVSSPLVHMSGLFRTLLNICEGRKIALLERFSVTDFVDLLSRHRPRAVSLVPSAMAMVLDAAVAPEAFASVDVVTSGTAHLPVDVQAQFERRYGVAVLPSYGATEFAGGVAGWNLALHRKWAATKRGSVGRPHEGREIRVVSADDGREVPAGTPGRIEVRTRGGDWVSTTDLGRIDSDGFVYIDGRTDDVIIRGGFKITPTDIVNVLRTHPAVRDAGVTGVPDKRLGQVPVAAVELAEGAQVEPQVLVDYVRARVSRYQVPAQLVVVDELPRTPSLKVSQPGLRALFEGVYR; encoded by the coding sequence TTGACCGGGGGACTGGTTGACCGCATCCGCACGGTTCTGACCCTCGATCCCTCAGCACCGGCGATCGAATATCGAGGGACGTGGACCGACTGGCGGACACTGGCCGCCATCGCCAAATCGGTGGAAAACCGGGTGATGACAGCGAATTTGGGTGACGGCACCGCCGTGGGGCTGATACTGCGCAACGACCCGGCGATGATCGGTGCCATGCTGGGAGTGCTGCTGGCCGGTGGTTGCATCGTCACGATCAACCCTGCACACGGTGACAACGCGCTCGCCGAAGAAATCCGCAGTCTGAGACTGCCGGTGTTGGTGGCCGTGCCAACCGACTGGCGACGTACCGGCGTCGTCGACGCCGCTAGCGACGCCATCGGATTGCAAGTCGTGGCCGAACCGGCCGCCTGCCAGCCCGTACCGGAACTCGAAAGTCTCGGTACAGGCCCGTTCAAGGCCGGCGCGGCCGGGATCGCGGTTGAGATGCTGACCAGTGGTACGACGGGTCCACCGAAGCGTATACCACTGTCCTACCGCGACTTTGAGCATACGGTCGCGGCAGCTGGCGTGCACTACGGTTCATCTGACGCTCCGGCTCCCAGGTTGCGATCGGGGGTGGCCATTGTCTCGTCTCCCTTGGTGCACATGTCCGGTTTGTTCCGCACTCTGCTGAACATCTGCGAAGGCAGGAAGATCGCGCTACTGGAGCGATTCAGCGTGACGGACTTCGTAGATCTCCTCTCGCGGCATCGACCGCGCGCGGTGAGTTTGGTGCCATCGGCGATGGCGATGGTGCTGGACGCCGCCGTAGCACCAGAGGCCTTCGCCAGCGTCGACGTTGTTACCTCGGGAACCGCACACCTGCCGGTCGACGTTCAGGCTCAATTCGAGCGACGATACGGAGTCGCGGTGCTGCCGTCCTACGGGGCAACCGAATTCGCGGGTGGAGTGGCCGGCTGGAACCTCGCCCTGCACCGCAAATGGGCAGCAACAAAACGTGGCAGCGTAGGTCGGCCGCACGAAGGTCGGGAGATCCGGGTCGTATCCGCGGACGACGGTCGAGAGGTACCGGCCGGAACGCCCGGTCGCATTGAGGTACGGACTCGGGGCGGGGATTGGGTGTCGACGACCGACCTCGGTCGAATTGACTCAGACGGCTTCGTTTACATCGACGGACGCACCGACGACGTGATCATCCGCGGTGGCTTCAAGATCACACCCACCGACATCGTCAACGTGTTGCGCACCCACCCCGCGGTGCGCGACGCCGGCGTGACCGGTGTACCTGACAAGCGCCTCGGCCAAGTGCCTGTCGCGGCAGTCGAGTTGGCTGAAGGTGCGCAGGTCGAGCCGCAGGTGCTTGTGGACTACGTTCGAGCGCGGGTAAGTCGATATCAGGTTCCGGCGCAGCTCGTCGTGGTTGACGAGCTGCCCCGCACGCCATCACTGAAGGTCAGTCAACCAGGCCTGCGTGCCCTGTTCGAAGGGGTGTACCGGTGA
- a CDS encoding nuclear transport factor 2 family protein, translated as MLRHVAAENARDLDAVMATFTHPRYEIIPTGAVFDGDAAVRAMLVQQWTDLPLLRYSAASLYHGDNGLIVETRTTAPDTPMDMLSINLFGFRGPDLILERCYFDRTLLAAQLALLT; from the coding sequence GTGCTGCGACATGTCGCCGCCGAGAACGCCCGCGATCTCGATGCGGTGATGGCTACCTTCACTCACCCTCGTTACGAAATCATACCTACCGGAGCAGTTTTCGACGGAGATGCCGCGGTGCGCGCGATGCTGGTACAGCAGTGGACGGACCTGCCGCTGCTGCGGTATTCGGCTGCGTCGCTCTACCACGGCGACAACGGTCTAATCGTCGAAACGCGCACCACCGCGCCGGACACGCCGATGGATATGTTGAGTATCAATCTGTTCGGCTTCCGCGGGCCGGATCTGATTCTGGAACGCTGCTATTTCGACCGGACGCTGCTGGCAGCACAGCTGGCGTTACTCACTTGA